Proteins found in one Polyangiaceae bacterium genomic segment:
- a CDS encoding ABC transporter substrate-binding protein, with translation MRLLLALLLVGLTACAPREEDGEAVLRLGFFARLTHAPALTGIESGRFQSALGETRLEPRAFEYGNAAVEAMFAGELDAAYLGPNPAINAFVRSKGDVRILTEAARGGSALVVRADRNIDSARDLAGKKIATPQIASTQDIALRRYLRSQQLRTSSEGGDVTVLPLSTPFILSLFAQGELDGAWVSEPLVAQLLAQGNAKTLVEEADTWPQGQYPATVVAVRTSYLRAHPDAVKRLLAAHRAEVRLSREQPGEALSTALTAMRVRAGRQVPPEVAAAAWKHLSVSDTLTPRALERLADDARGAGFLPQGSLDGLVVSP, from the coding sequence ATGCGTCTTTTATTGGCGCTCCTGCTCGTCGGGCTGACCGCGTGCGCCCCCCGCGAGGAGGACGGCGAGGCCGTGCTGCGACTCGGCTTCTTCGCGCGCCTGACCCACGCGCCCGCGCTGACCGGTATCGAGAGCGGGCGCTTCCAATCGGCGCTGGGCGAGACGCGCCTGGAGCCGCGCGCCTTCGAGTACGGCAACGCGGCGGTGGAAGCGATGTTCGCGGGCGAGCTCGACGCGGCGTACCTGGGTCCAAACCCTGCCATCAACGCCTTCGTGCGCTCCAAAGGCGACGTGCGCATCCTCACGGAAGCGGCGCGAGGCGGCTCGGCTCTAGTGGTCCGTGCAGACCGCAACATCGATTCCGCCCGCGATCTGGCGGGCAAGAAGATCGCCACGCCGCAGATCGCGAGCACTCAGGACATCGCGTTGCGCCGCTATTTGCGATCACAGCAACTCCGAACGTCGAGCGAAGGCGGAGACGTGACGGTGCTGCCGCTGTCGACGCCGTTCATCTTGTCCCTCTTCGCACAGGGTGAGCTCGACGGCGCATGGGTCAGTGAGCCGCTGGTCGCGCAACTGTTGGCGCAAGGCAACGCCAAGACGTTGGTCGAGGAAGCGGACACCTGGCCGCAGGGGCAGTACCCGGCGACGGTCGTTGCAGTGCGCACCAGTTACCTTCGCGCCCACCCCGACGCGGTCAAACGACTGCTCGCGGCTCATAGGGCGGAAGTGCGCCTCAGCCGTGAGCAGCCTGGCGAAGCGCTGAGCACCGCTCTGACCGCCATGCGCGTCCGCGCAGGCCGCCAAGTGCCTCCCGAAGTGGCGGCGGCCGCGTGGAAGCACCTGAGCGTCAGCGACACTCTCACCCCGCGCGCCCTGGAGCGCCTGGCCGACGACGCGCGCGGCGCGGGCTTTCTGCCCCAAGGCTCCCTCGACGGTCTGGTGGTCAGCCCATGA